A stretch of DNA from Halobacteriovorax vibrionivorans:
GTACTCAACAAGCAGCTCGAAATGCTGGTGATGGTATCTCAATGATTCAGATCGCTGAAGGTGGGATGAACGAAGTATCTAATATTTTAGTTCGTCTAAGAGAGCTTTCAGTACAATCTGCATCGGATACAATTGGTGATACTGAACGTGAATTTACTGATAAAGAATTCCAACAACTAACTAAAGAAGTTGATAGAATTGCAGAGTCAGTACAATTTAACGGAACAGCACTAATCAATGGTGAAGGTTCAGAAAAAGAATTCCAAATTGGTCTTAATAATGATGAGACGAATGACAGAATTAAGTATGATCCATCAGCAGTATCAGTAAAAACAGAAGACCTTGGAATTGGAGGACTTTCTGTTGCTACTAAAGGTGATGCTCAATCTAACCTTGAGGCTATCGATAAGGCCATGACATCTGTATCAGGTGGACGAGCGGAGCTAGGGGCTTTACAAAATAGACTACAGTCTACAATTAATAACCTAGAGATCTCTAACGAGAACATGAGTGCCGCAAATTCACGAATCAGAGATACTGATGTAGCAGCTGAATCAGCAAACCTAGCGAAGTCAAATGTACTTACTAGTTCTGCAACTTCAGTTCTAGCTCAAGCTAATACTTCGAGCCAGTCTGCACTTAGACTAATCGGTTAAGAAAAAAAACAAAATCGAATGCAACACTTCAAGGGCCCTCTAACGAGGGCCCTTTTATGTTCAGGATGAACGGTATGTCGGCGGGAGGCAGGAGCCGGAGCCGACCTCAATGCAGTCTAAAAATCTATCTTAAAAACAGCAAAGCCATGCTTTCGCATGGCCCACTAGAATCTTGAAAGAGCTGAATCTCAGGAGAGAGGTTAAGCTCATAAAAAGTATAACTAACAAACCTGTTCATAAATATGAGATAAGTCATAGAATAATGACAAATTTATGAGTCACTTTTCGCGATTATATGCAGTTATATTTATTGAGGTTGTGGTTTTTAAGTAATTGAATTTATAGTAGTGGCCTTACTTTTCTCCAAATATTCGAGGGATTTACTAAAGTATTTACCCGAGTGTTCCGAACAGGTATCTGTGAACACGAGTTTCCCTGAATGGTATTTCAGTAGGACGTAGGAAAGGAGAATAACATGGGTTTACGTATTGCTACTAACACTGCAGCTCAAACGGTGCAGAAAAACATTAAACAAACAGGTAAGGCCTCAACAGAAGCCTTGGAAAAATTATCAAGTGGTAAGAGGATTAATAAGTCCGCAGATGATGCTGCCGGTTTAGCAATTGCTAAGAATATGGAAGCACAGGTAAAGGGTTTAAGACAGGCCTCTCGAAACGCAAATGATGGTATCTCAATGGTGCAAACTGCTGAGGGTGCCATGAACGAAACAAGTAATATTCTAGTTCGTCTAAGAGAGTTATCAGTACAGGCAGCATCGGATACTATCGGTGATACTGAACGTGGTTTCTTGGATAAAGAATATCAGCAATTGGTAGAAGAGGTTGATCGTATTGCAGAGTCAACAAAGTTTGGTTCTATTAGCCTCTTAAATGGATCTGGTTCAGAAATGGACATTCAGGTTGGTACATTTGCTGGAGAAAGTGGTCAGATTCAATACGACCCTTCTCAAACGAATGCAACAGCTTCAGCTCTTAATATCTCAGGGCTAAGTGTTTCATCTAAGGATGATGCTAGATCATCGATGGAAAATGTCGATGAGGCGATTACAAGTCTTTCTGAGCAACGTGCAAATTTAGGTGCGATTCAGTCGAGACTACAGTCGTCAGTTAATAATTTAGAGATTCAATCAACGAATCTAGATGCTTCTAGGTCTGTTATTGAAGATGCTGACGTGGCATATGAGTCATCACAATTAGCGTCGGCCAATATTTCTAAGCAAGCTGGTGTTTCTTCATTAGTACAAGCGAATAACCTAAATTCGCAAGCGCTTAGATTAGTAGGTTAATAATAATTTTGGAGTAGCGTGGGGGAAGATCCCCCCTCCTTTCTTAAATAGGCTCAGGAATAGTTCTTGGGCCTATTTTAATAGATGGTTGATATGGATAAAAATAAGTTTGAACAAGATATTATTGAGTCAATTAACGAGGATAATGAAGTTATTATCTGGGATGTAATTGAAAATAATATTCTTAGACTTCCCGTTAAGTTTAA
This window harbors:
- a CDS encoding flagellin N-terminal helical domain-containing protein — protein: MGLRINTNTQSIAAQRSLGQVKRAQGESLNKLASGSRINKASDDAAGLAISEKLRANIRGTQQAARNAGDGISMIQIAEGGMNEVSNILVRLRELSVQSASDTIGDTEREFTDKEFQQLTKEVDRIAESVQFNGTALINGEGSEKEFQIGLNNDETNDRIKYDPSAVSVKTEDLGIGGLSVATKGDAQSNLEAIDKAMTSVSGGRAELGALQNRLQSTINNLEISNENMSAANSRIRDTDVAAESANLAKSNVLTSSATSVLAQANTSSQSALRLIG
- a CDS encoding flagellin N-terminal helical domain-containing protein, which gives rise to MGLRIATNTAAQTVQKNIKQTGKASTEALEKLSSGKRINKSADDAAGLAIAKNMEAQVKGLRQASRNANDGISMVQTAEGAMNETSNILVRLRELSVQAASDTIGDTERGFLDKEYQQLVEEVDRIAESTKFGSISLLNGSGSEMDIQVGTFAGESGQIQYDPSQTNATASALNISGLSVSSKDDARSSMENVDEAITSLSEQRANLGAIQSRLQSSVNNLEIQSTNLDASRSVIEDADVAYESSQLASANISKQAGVSSLVQANNLNSQALRLVG